The Malus domestica chromosome 10, GDT2T_hap1 genome contains a region encoding:
- the LOC103445517 gene encoding LOW QUALITY PROTEIN: uncharacterized protein (The sequence of the model RefSeq protein was modified relative to this genomic sequence to represent the inferred CDS: inserted 1 base in 1 codon; substituted 2 bases at 2 genomic stop codons), protein MLRLRAFRPTNEKIVKIQLHPTHPWLVTADASDHVSVWNWEHRQFTSSKLAASIRGVWLAPSWRSSRRGESESKGKPTEAIRGGSVKQVNFFDDDVRYWQLWCNRSTAAEAPTAVSNVASAFSSPAPSTKGRHFLVICCENKAIFLDLVTMRGRDVPKSELDNKSLLCMEFLARSAVADVPLVAFGGSDGVIRVLSMMTWKLVRRYTGGHKGSIACLMTFVASSGEALLVSGGSDGLLVVWSADHGQDSQELVPKLSLKAHDGGVVAVELSRMIGGAPQLISIGADKTLAIWDTVSFKELRRIKPVPKLACHSVASWCHPRAPNLDILTCVKDSSIWAIEHPTYSALTRPLYELSSPIPPQVIAPNKKIRVYCMVAHPLQSHLVATGTNVGVIISEFDPRLLPAVAALPTPSGSXEHNAVYVIERELKLLNFQLSQTANPSLXRKQEGLGGESPETLHVKQIKKHISTTVPHDSYSVLSVSGSGKYLAVVWPDIPYFSIYKVSDRSIVDSGSARLLAWDTCRDRFAILESTLPPRIPVIHKGGSSRKAKEAAAAAAQAAAAAASAASAANVQVRILLDDGTSNILMRSIGGRSDPVIGLHGGALLGVAYRISRRISPIAATAISTIQSMPLSGFGSAGHSSFSTFDDGFSSHISSSAEAAPQNFQLYSWETFQPVGGLLPQPEWTAWDQTVEYRAFAYQKYIVISSLRPQYRYLGDVAIPYATGAVWHRRQLFVVTPTTIECVFVDAGVAPVDIETRKRKEEMKQKEAQSRALAEHGELALIAVEGPQSVTQERIALRPPMLQVVRLASFQHAPSVPPFLTLSKQSRNDGDSSGILKEFEERRVNEIAVGGGGVSVAVTRFPTEQKRPVGPLVVVGVRDGVLWLIDRYMSAHALSLSHPGIRCRCLAAYGDAVSAVKWASRLGREHHDDLAQFLLGMGYATEALHLPGISKRLEFDLAMQSSDLKRALQCLLTMSNSRDIGXENTSFDLKDILTVTTKKENMLEAVQGIVKFVKEFMDLIDAADATGQAEIAREALKRLGAAASVKGALQGHELRGQALRLANHGELTRLSNLVNNLISVGSGREAAFAAAVLGDNALMEKAWQETGMLAEAVLHAHAHGRPTLKNLVQTWNNMLQKEVDHTPTTKTDAAAAFLASLEEPKLTSLADAAKKPPIEILPPGMPSLSAPPISMPKKTAPGAQNSLQQPAKPLMLEAAAPTPTPAPSGAPQAQQSESGSDDKPPASSSESDPANPVSAASGESVPVTSTDNGAPLDAPPQAPQSGVPSQEPQSEAPSQAPQSEAASQATQSEASASQAPQSEANPPQAPQSEAPPQSDAPFQAPQPEAPQPAVPTQTTSLQPQVPPVQQTNAPKRLPLDEDFFRM, encoded by the exons ATGTTGCGGTTACGAGCATTCCGGCCGACGAATGAGAAGATCGTCAAGATTCAGTTGCATCCCACGCATCCATGGCTGGTCACCGCCGACGCCTCCGATCACGTCTCCGTTTGGAATTGGGAACACCGTCAG TTTACGAGCTCAAAGCTGGCGGCGTCGATCAGAGGCGTTTGGTTGGCGCCAAGTTGGAGAAGCTCGCGGAGGGGGGAATCAG AGTCTAAAGGGAAGCCCACAGAAGCCATTCGTGGAGGGAG TGTTAAGCAGGTAAACTTCTTTGATGATGACGTGCGCTATTGGCAACTTTGGTGTAACCGCTCTACAGCTGCTGAGGCTCCAACAGCTGTCAGTAATGTTGCATCAGCTTTTAGTTCTCCTGCCCCATCAACTAAAGGAAGACATTTTCTTGTCATTTGTTGTGAAAACAAAGCCATATTTTTGGACTTGGTAACAATGCGAGGCCGTGATGTACCGAAATCGGAGCTTGACAATAAATCACTGCTCTG TATGGAATTCCTTGCTAGATCCGCTGTTGCGGATGTTCCTCTTGTTGCTTTTGGTGGATCAGATGGTGTTATTAGAGTACTTTCAATGATGACATGGAAG CTTGTAAGAAGATACACAGGAGGTCATAAAGGATCCATAGCTTGTTTGATGACATTTGTGGCTTCTTCTGGCGAG GCACTTCTGGTTTCTGGGGGTAGTGATGGTTTGCTCGTAGTTTGGAGTGCAGATCATGGTCAAGATTCACAAGAACTCGTACCGAAACTAAGTTTAAAG GCTCATGATGGTGGTGTTGTGGCTGTTGAGCTTTCTAGAATGATTGGAGGTGCTCCCCAGCTTATCTCTATTGGTGCAGATAAGACGTTAGCTATATGGGACACAGTTTCCTTTAAG GAATTACGGCGTATTAAGCCTGTTCCAAAACTTGCTTGCCATAGTGTGGCATCCTGGTGCCACCCTCGTGCGCCAAACCTTGATATATTGACTTGTGTTAAAGATTCCAGTATATG GGCTATTGAACATCCAACTTATTCTGCACTCACAAGGCCATTGTATGAGCTTTCTTCACCAATCCCTCCACAAGTAATtgcaccaaacaagaaaattagg GTATACTGTATGGTCGCGCATCCTTTACAGTCCCACCTTGTTGCTACTGGAACCAATGTTGGGGTCATTATCAGCGAGTTTGACCCAAGATTGCTTCCAGCTGTAGCTGCCTTACCAACACCATCAGGGAGTTGAGAGCATAATGCTGTATATGTTATTGAAAGGGAACTTAAGCTACTGAACTTTCAGTTATCCCAGACTGCAAATCCATCTC GTCGGAAGCAGGAAGGCTTAGGGGGGGAGTCACCAGAAACGTTACATGTCAAACAGATAAAGAAGCACATTAGTACAACTGTTCCACATGATTCCTACTCAGTTCTCTCAGTAAGCGGTTCGGGAAA GTATCTTGCAGTCGTGTGGCCTGATATCCCTTACTTCTCTATATACAAAGTTAGTGACCGGTCAATCGTTGATTCAGGCAGTGCAAGGCTTCTGGCTTGGGATACATGTCGTGACAGATTTGCTATACTAGAGTCTACATTACCACCTCGAATTCCTGTAATTCATAAGGGAGGATCAtcgagaaaagcaaaagaagctGCAGCAGCTGCAGCACAAGCTGCTGCGGCAGCTGCCTCTGCTGCTTCTGCAGCTAACGTACAAGTTCGCATCTTGCTGGATGATGGCAcatcaaatattttaatgaGATCTATAGGTGGTCGCAGTGACCCG GTCATTGGCTTGCATGGAGGAGCACTTCTTGGTGTTGCATATCGAATATCTCGGAGAATTAGCCCTATCGCCGCAACAGCTATTTCAACAATTCAATCCATGCCCTTGTCTGGATTTGGAAGTGCTGGGCATTCTTCTTTTTCCACTTTTGATGATGGATTTTCTTCCCATATATCATCTTCTGCCGAGGCTGCACCACAAAACTTTCAGCTATACAG TTGGGAAACTTTTCAACCTGTTGGTGGTCTACTTCCTCAACCAGAATGGACAGCATGGGATCAAACGGTTGAGTATCGTGCTTTTGCATATCAGAAATACATTGTCATATCTTCTTTGCGCCCCCAATATAGATATCTGGGAGATGTCGCAATTCCTTACGCTACTGGTGCAGTTTGGCATAGGCGACAGTTATTTGTCGTTACACCAACCACAATTGA ATGTGTTTTTGTGGATGCTGGAGTTGCACCTGTTGATATTGAAACCAGAAAGAGGAAAGAGGAAATGAAGCAAAAGGAGGCACAATCAAGAGCCCTTGCTGAGCATGGTGAACTAGCACTAATCGCAGTTGAAGGTCCGCAATCTGTTACACAAGAAAGGATAGCACTGAGGCCGCCGATGCTACAG GTGGTGCGATTAGCCTCATTTCAGCATGCTCCATCTGTGCCTCCTTTCTTAACATTATCGAAACAGTCTAGAAATGACGGGGACAGTTCAGGGATACTAAAAGAGTTTGAAGAAAGAAGGGTTAATGAGATAGCTGTTGGTGGTGGAGGGGTCTCAGTGGCAGTTACTCGTTTTCCAACAGAGCAGAAACGGCCTGTTGGGCCTCTAGTTGTGGTGGGTGTCAGAGATGGCGTTCTTTGGCTAATTGATAG ATACATGAGTGCTCATGCCTTATCCCTTAGCCACCCTGGGATCCGTTGTCGGTGTCTTGCTGCTTATGGAGATGCAGTTAGTGCTGTCAAGTG GGCAAGTAGGCTTGGCAGAGAACATCATGATGATTTAGCACAGTTTTTGCTAGGCATGGGTTATGCTACTGAGGCACTTCATTTGCCTGGAATATCTAAGAG GTTGGAGTTTGATTTAGCCATGCAGAGCAGTGATTTGAAAAGAGCTCTTCAGTGCCTGCTTACAATGAGCAACAGCAGGGACATAGGGTAAGAGaatacatcatttgatttgaagGACATTCTAACTGTAACGACTAAGAAAGAAAACATGCTGGAAGCTGTCCAAGGAATAGTGAAGTTCGTAAAGGAGTTTATGGATCTTATTGATGCTGCAGATGCTACTGGACAGGCTGAAATTGCTCGGGAAGCCCTTAAGAGGTTGGGTGCTGCAGCTTCTGTAAAGGGAGCTTTGCAGGGTCATGAATTAAGAGGACAAGCTCTGCGCTTAGCCAATCATGGAGAGTTGACGCGGCTAAGT AATTTGGTAAACAATTTAATATCAGTTGGCTCTGGACGTGAAGCAGCATTTGCAGCTGCAGTTTTGGGAGACAATGCCCTCATGGAGAAGGCGTGGCAGGAAACTGGAATGCTCGCTGAGGCTGTGCTTCATGCCCAT GCTCATGGGCGACCAACATTGAAGAACTTGGTTCAGACTTGGAATAACATGCTACAGAAGGAGGTTGACCACACACCAACAACAAAAACGGATGCTGCTGCTGCATTTTTGGCTTCTCTGGAGGAACCCAAGCTTACAAGTTTAGCAGATGCTGCCAAGAAACCACCGATTGAAATTCTTCCTCCCGGGATGCCGTCTCTTTCAGCTCCTCCTATTTCTATGCCAAAGAAAACAGCTCCAGGGGCTCAGAATTCACTGCAGCAACCAGCCAAGCCGTTGATGTTAGAAGCAGCAGCCCCTACACCCACACCAGCACCTTCAGGTGCTCCACAAGCACAACAATCAGAATCAGGATCAGATGATAAGCCTCCCGCTTCATCATCAGAGAGTGATCCAGCTAATCCAGTTTCGGCTGCTTCGGGAGAAAGTGTCCCCGTAACTTCTACGGATAATGGAGCACCATTAGATGCCCCACCTCAAGCGCCCCAATCAGGGGTTCCATCCCAAGAGCCCCAATCAGAGGCCCCATCGCAAGCGCCCCAGTCAGAGGCTGCATCGCA
- the LOC103412139 gene encoding uncharacterized protein, with amino-acid sequence MPASISMDENMGFQYGVSRPGLNPPIQFGNGFYGAGSGLIRGGLGAYGKKICGSSSQYVQSNISKYFSDPQYYFQVNSHYVRNKLKIILFPFLHRGHWTRMTEPVGGRLSYNPPITDIHAPDLYIPFMTFATYLVLAGISLGLSGKFSPEAINWQFVKGMVGWLLQVMLLKASLSSLGGGEAPLLDMIAYTGYTFTGLCVAVLGRITLSYAYYLIIIWTSMCSGIFLAKTIKITLYAEINSYDANMHHYLLLGIAFSQFPLIIWLSNPTGNWFS; translated from the exons ATGCCGGCTTCCATAAG CATGGATGAGAATATGGGGTTCCAGTACGGAGTTTCCAGGCCAGGGCTTAATCCACCAATTCAATTTGGGAATGGATTTTATGGAGCAGGGTCAGGACTCATTCGAGGGGGATTGGGCGCGTATGGAAAGAAAATTTGTGGTTCAAGTTCTCAGTATGTTCAAAGCAAT ATAAGCAAGTACTTCTCAGATCCTCAATACTACTTCCAAGTGAACTCCCACTACGTCCGAAACAAACTGAAGATAATTCTGTTTCCATTTCTGCACAGG GGGCACTGGACGAGGATGACAGAGCCAGTTGGAGGCAGGCTTTCGTATAACCCTCCAATTACTGACATACATGCCCCAGACCTGTACATTCCATTCATGACATTTGCAACGTACTTGGTTCTCGCTGGGATCTCACTAGGCCTTTCTGGGAA ATTCAGCCCAGAGGCTATAAATTGGCAGTTTGTGAAGGGAATGGTGGGTTGGCTACTCCAAGTGATGTTGCTCAAGGCATCGTTGTCTTCGCTTGGGGGTGGAGAGGCACCTTTGTTAGACATGATAGCATATACTGGGTACACTTTCACAGGGTTGTGTGTGGCGGTTCTAGGGCGAATCACGCTAAGCTATGCTTACTACTTGATAATCATATGGACATCCATGTGCTCAGGCATCTTCTTGGCAAAGACAATTAAGATAACTTTGTATGCTGAGATCAACAGTTATGATGCAAACATGCATCATTATCTGTTGCTAGGTATCGCGTTTTCTCAGTTCCCGTTGATCATCTGGCTGAGCAACCCTACCGGGAATTGGTTTTCCTGA